Within the Acinonyx jubatus isolate Ajub_Pintada_27869175 chromosome E4, VMU_Ajub_asm_v1.0, whole genome shotgun sequence genome, the region tccaggctctgagccatcagcccagagcccaacgcggggctcgaactcacggactgcgagatcgtgacctgagctgaagtcggaggcttaaccgacgcGCCCTTTGGGATGATTAGATTCTTAAAAGAATTATTGTTTGGTTGTGCCCAACTTAAAAAACGTATTTAATCTCCTAAATTCCCTAATGAGGTCAAGTTTCCCAAACTGTGAAAACCATTGTGGCCTTAGTTTGAACAAACTGAAGACACAGCTACCATAAAGGATTCTGGAGAGAACCACCTCCGTTAAATACTCTGGGGCTCTGAAATGTATGCACCCGAGACATAAGCTGAAGGTAGCGTGTGGTGGTGAATAAAAACACACACCAGGGTCACCTGCTAACGCTCTACGGGGCTTGCAGAGTAAGTGAAGCGAATGTTTTAACCTTAGGGTGACATTCCCTGTTGTAAGTTGACACGCCCACTAAACgcaaatctaaataaatgaaacaaatacttgAAGATACATTTGCTAGGAAATCACACGGTCCACTTCCAAGCCTTGGGTTAACTGGCACAGGACTGGTAAATTCCAGAAACGTGCAAGGCAGAAACTAGTTTTAACAAGCACCACTGGAAACTAAAAAGTTTGGTAGGCAAGATGAAAATAACCGAGGAAGACCCAGGGGACTCCAGGTCCATGCCACCTGAACAGAAACCCTGCTTTACAACAGGACGGGGAGAGCGGGGGCCTTCAGGCGTCTGCACTGAGCCCGAGGAAAGAAGCCAAGAATCGACTATTAGGAACACCTCAAAGCTAACCTGGCGTTATCTTGCAAATGCCGAAAAATGCCAATAGAGATCGACACGGTGAGTGAATTCTCACCAACCTCTAGAAAATGCCATCGAGTCAGGCCTGGGCAGAACCCTGGGGGGCTTACTCACAGGAAGTGAGGCAGTCTCTGACTCCAGAACAGCAGGCACGGCTGGGGGAGGTGTCTGCACTGAAAACGGGGTGGGTGAGTCTGCTTCCTGAACAGTGAGCCCTCATCTCTCCTTCTTCTGTTCAACTCCCAAGCCGGAGATCAGATTTCCTTCTGGAAAAATTGACTAACTCAAGAGAAAGGACCCTCTGCAACTGACACTTAGAGGCCCCGAACTGGAAAACAGCCAGCACTTTATACAAACAGcgaagcgcccccccccccccccccgccggaaaACTCTATCTCTGCACAAAGAGCTGATCAGATTTGAGtaccttatttttcaaatgatttgatttatttttgagggggggaggggcagagcgaggggggAATGGGGATCCGAAgtggggtctgagctgtcagcacagagcccgatgtggggcttgaactcaagaactgtgagatcatgacctgagctaaagtcagacactcaaccgactgagccacccaggcgcccctagatttgaGTACCTTAATTAAATATGATGGATAGCCAAGGATCATTGGGCATTTGAGTAAAGCTTCTAAtatgaaagacagaaataataagagaaaaaggcaattcaaagaaacagcaaaatcaagtgatgggagaaaacatttacaaaatcacataaaacagaagaaaaaatgatatGCTCAGAGAAGTAAGACTATGCCTTCATGAAAACAAGTACAGGACGTTATAATTAGAGAATAAGAAATAGCtcttgaggggtgcctaggtggctccgttgattaagcgtccgatttcggctcaggtcacgatctcgcgtttgtgagttcgagccccgcgtcgagctctgtaatgacagctcggagcctggagcctgtttcagattctgtgtctccctctccgtctgcccctcccctgctcatgctctgtctctctctgactcaaaagtaaataaaacattaaaaaaaagtaaaaaaaaaaaaaaaagaaatagctctggaaaataaaaagctgaaatttAATATTCAATAAAAGTTGAAGATAATATTGCAGAAATTTGCtagaaagcagaacaaaaactgcaaaacaaaacataagaaaactaAAGGACTGATCTAGGAGTTGGTCCAATTCCTGGTAGGAATTTCCAAAAAGAGAGAaccaaaaatggaaggaagaacatCTCTAAagaataatggaagaaaatatcctAAAACTGAGGGACACAGTTTTCAGATGGAAAGAGCCCATGGAGCATCCAGCACAATGAATAAAGAAGACtcacaattttataaaatttcagaaCACAAGGGATAAAAAAGATTCTGACAGGTGGAATAAAACCGCTACCAAAGAAGCAGGAATCAGAACACAGCAGCTTAGCACTGGAAGCTAGAAAAATCGACAATGTCTCAAAATACTGAAGGAAGACAATTTATAACCTGGAATCCTACCCAACTGCATTATCGAGCACGTCAGAGGGAGGAGAGTAAAAACAACTTTAGACATGCTAGAAACAAATGTGTTATCTTACAGTCTCGGAGGCCAGGAGGGCCAAACTCAAGTATCAGCAGGGCTGCGTTACTCTGGGGGCCGTGGGGGGAACCCACCTCCTTGTTCTTCCCGGCTTACGGAAGCTGCCTGCACTCCTTGGCTTGAGACTCCGTCCTCTATCTTCAAGGCCCAAGGTatagcatcttcaaatctctccctgactctgaccctcctgcctctctctcttacaaGGACCCCTGTGATGACACTGGGCCCGCATGGATTATCCAGGAGAAtctccccatttcacaaatgaaattcTCCCCATTTCAAGGACCCCATCCTTGATCAGAGCTGTGGGGTCCTTGTGAAAGGCGAGGCAATACCTTCCACAGGTCCTAGGAATTAGAATCTAGACATCTCTGGGGTCATTATTCTGCTTATCAAACAAAGCCTCAAAATTTTTATCTCCTGTGCATCTTTTCTCAAGAAGTTATGGATGATATGTTCCACTGTGACATGAGAATAAACTAAAAAGGTGAAGACCTGAGGTCTAAAtaagaaatgagtaaatgaaattcCTTGGGAGAGGAGGCCCCAGGATGACTGCTCTGCAGCAGCCTAAGGCACAACAAAGCTACAAGATTCTAACAGGTATGtctccaaaaagaaaatgaaaccaacagAATATGTGGCATGTTTGAAGGTGTTCCAATTAGAGAGTTCTGAGAAGGAATATAAATATGTACTTAGAAAACTATGCAAACAAAAAATGAGGCAAATATTGGCTccgtgaaaaacaaaaaagtataaaaggaaGCATATATATGTGGTAcaacagtgaaaaacaaacaGGTGCATGTGGCACTGAAATATACCTAAATACAGTGAGATACACACTGGGGAGAGgctggtgtatatatatgtatgtgtacagaGGGTGTGCTGGGAAGAAAggctgggagaaaaagaaatgtatattctcatttttcatagtATGGAGTCAGTAGATAGTATCTAAAATTGAAGTACTGAAGTAGCAATGTGATAAAGTTGTTTAGAAACATGAAGATAAATATCAGAAGAAATAGTGGAAAGAATAGAAAGCGTTTGCTATTATTCTTTggttttttcttccttactcccttctctttcctttcctctccagaCTCCCATCAGATTGTTTGATATTGTCCATTTTTCACTCGTCTGCCCGTCTCTTCATGCttcattttggataatttctattgctgTGTCTTCAAGCTTACTGATCTTTTCCTCTATAGTGTCTAATCTGTGGTTTACACCAtccaatgttttgttttattttgttttgttttcactttggtcttttttatatttcctcattATGTCAAGGTTTCTTTTACATCATTAAGGTTATTTAGAAGATTCATCATACTTGTTTAAAAGTCCTGGTTCTATGAATTCCATGGTCTGTCATTTCTGGGTTTGTTTCTGTCGATTGgcttttctcttatttatgtttttattttcttgcttctctgtACGTGTGGTAATTTTTGACTGGTGCTGGACTTGGTAAACTTTGCATTCTtgggtgctgaattttgttgtATTCTAGTAAAGGGTGTTGGGTTTTGTTATGACACGCAGCTAAAATACTTTCTTAGTTTGATTCTTTAAAGGCCTCCTTTTACCCTTTGTTGTGGCAGATCCACAGCATCCTTATTCTGGTGCTACCTTAACCCCACTACTAACGCATGACCATTCTGAGGACCACGACCGATATTCTGTATATTATGAGGTCTCTGCACTCTGGCTTTTAGGAACGCAAACAATTCCTAGCCCTGTAGGATATCATATAACCTAGTGCTTTTCAAGTGGTTCTTTCTCTGGTTGTAGGGTCTTTTCTCCCATGCGTGCAAAAAACTATACTCAGAAAAGGCTCAAGGGAGCCCCACCACTCCAGATGTCTGAAactctcttcttctctgtgtaGTTTCTTCTTTGCTGCAGCAAGCCTAGCTACGTTGGCCTCTCCAAACACTGACTTCTGCCTCCTCAATTCGGCGAGACAACTGAGCTCCATCTCTGTTTCTTCTACTGGCACtgcagtgtggaaactgcttcAAGGCAGTAAACTCAGACGATCACAGGACGCCTCGTTTCCTTTCTCTTAGGGAAAACAGTACCGTTCAACCTGTTTGCCAATGTCCCCAAACCATTTGTTTCCTAGTCTGCTTTCAGCGGGTGAGCAACTCCCAGAGCActtcaaaggcagaaaaaaagtttCCGAGGCTTTTTAGATCTTAGGCCCAACTCTCAAGCCTTTATTCACAACCCTATTCTCATTCACAATCCAAATTAGTGTATGTGAGGTATACTGTGTTAtccaagagagacagacagactagGAGTAAGTCATGAGCCCTGATGCTGTTATGACAGAGAATGTACGGTCTAGAAACTTGAGCTCTAGCCCTAATTCTGTTGTTAGCTGGGTATGAGCTTTTAGTAATTAAATACCacaatgcctcagtttcctcactatGTATTAACACCTTTACTTCCTTTTGAATCCATCCGACCTCTAAGACACCTCAGGGAAAAGCTGTAACTAACCAAATTCCTTAGGATGCTTTCGACCCCAGAAGAACAAAATTGCTCTACAACAGAATTGTATATACTAAGCTGTGGAATTTTTGCCACGCCACAATTACAGTTACAATAGCATAGCCAAAACACAGTATTAACCGTGATGCTAGATTCTGTGCTAAGTTCTAAATAaaagttctttctcttctgtactttaaaaaaaaaaaaaaaagtatgttttttttttttttttatttagagggagagagagcgcacaggagcaggggagaggcagagagggagaccgagaatcccaagcaggctctgtgttatcagcatagagcctgacgcagggctcgagctcacaaactgtgaggccatgacctgagccgaaatcaagagtcagatgcttcaaactgagcccccaggcgccccttctgtaCTCTCTATAAGAAGCAGAAATTGATGCCTTTCCTTGTTCATCCAGCCTACCAGTTATCCAGATAAATGTTGACTTTCAATTTCTTCTGAGGAAttcatacaaaataatttttttattttcaataccAAGAATATCAACTCTTCCCTGCGAATTTCTGGTCCTATAGAGGACCTCAAAACAGAATCTAGGTCTTCGGATTTATTTCCTTAAGCAATGAAGGAATTACACCTGCCAAAGCCGTTTCCTAATTTCATTCGGGCCAGAGGAGCCACGTTATTGGCGAACAATCTGTTAGTGGTGCTTGCGATCCTCCCCAGCCAGCATATTTCCCCTCGTCCTCTCTTGCTCTGTTTTCTGTCTTACTCCGCTTCTGTCTCACGGCTCAGTGTCCTCTCCTGCACCAGGCAAGTGGCAGAGAGCACAGGGCGGCGGGCGAAAGGGCAATCAGCCGTTACCTGGTGAGATCCAGAAGGCAGGCTCTTTACTAGACCCTCTGTGTCGCAGGGCGACTTCCGGGGAGCCTGCTTAACCGGTGAGACACTCTCTGATGTACTGCAGCTGGTGAGTTGGCAATGTGGAgaacagatgtaaaaaaaaaaaaaaaaaaaaaaattaattaaaataaagggggaaaaatatagaaatgcaaGTGATGACAAGATGAAGCCGCAGATAGAACAAAACACGACAGAACGATGAGTGTCAAAATGATCGCAGATCTTGAGACTTTTTTTAATCCCTGACACTATCTCTTGTAAGTCAGTGAACCTCCTCTGGGCTAACTACAGAAACCAGTACGGTGCCACCTCTTTGCCTCACTGTGCCATAATCCTGTCTCCTGAAGGGCCTCTGGCTATGGTGCCCATTTATCCTCTGGCTGCTTTGTGTGTTTCTCCTGCTGTCACTCCTCTGGGATAAAGGTTTACGGGAGTAAGCTAAGCCTTCGTAACAGCAATGCAAGGCGAGCCCCTGCTGAATTTATTTCCCGAATTACAGATCCACATCGAAGCTGTAGTCTTGGCTCATCTCATTCCTTTCACTCCCTAGTTCCCCATCTTCGGTGTCCCCCGCCAGAACTACAACCAAACCGAAGAAAACCCAGGAAGTCATGAGTGATAAGACACTGTGGAATGCCACATCACACAGGCTGGACTTTTTCAAGGGCCCGGGGGGCGGGCGGGTCTTTAACAACAAGGATTATCTCGTAAATAAAGAAGGGAAGGCAAATGCCGGGAGGGAACTCTTTAGGGATTCTCTATTGGTACTTGTCAGAGCTTCAATCCTTTcggatgtatttttaaagaaaatcttaggAGTTTGGCAAGGTTCACGTCCAAGTGTTGTTACGAAGACCGAAGCCAGCTGTGTGTTTAAGCTGCGTCTTCTCTGAAACGGGAAGCTTTGCATCCCAAATGCAAAGGGTCTGAGTATCTAACACAGAGAGGGTCTCAATCACAATTCATGCATAAAAGAacactaaaacacacacacacatacacatacacacacacacacgcacgcacacacacacacacacacacaaagccgtTCTACATGAAGAACATATATATTCGGATAATCGTACAAGCCCTAGGAAACCTGACAACCCAGTTTCACTGGGCTGCTATGCTCGACAAGTTGCCAGTGCAAACGCAGGACGTATTTGCGGACAAACCATAATAACTGTTGGGTTAGCTCGGAGCAAGCTAGTTAGTCGTCAACAAGGGAGATGGGCTGAATACGTACACACGAATGTTAACAGCAACGGGCGATGTGATTAGTTACCATGTGTCTAGTGTAGGTGGAAGGAGACCCCAGCCCTGTTACAGTCCCAGTGTGTCGTCTATGTCAGCTTTTCTTAAGAAGTGGAAGAGAAGCAGGATCTGATCCCGGCACACCAaggtagaaaaagggagggaggggggaaaaaaaaccgaAGTAAGAAGAAAAGCAGCATTCACGACGCCATGCAGGATTCGAAGGCACGCTCTTCTGCCCCTTTATTAACCCCAAAGCGAAGAACTACAGAGGCTGGTATGTCCCCATCCTGGATTAGTCTCCCGTTGAAAACCAACACTCCGGTTATATTTCCTCGTAAAGCACTCACCATGCAAGGGGGGGAGATACAGTCGGCAGAACAGAAGCATTCCGAGCAAACAGTATCTGAATTTGAACACTCGAGCTTGTTTAAAACACGGCACTCCTAAAGCCCGGCACAGAGGGGCCCGGGTTCCCGCCGTCCACGAGCAAGGGGGCCCGGGGCATGCAACCCTCTCAGATCACCGTGCCTTCGGGCTGGGTAAGCCGCGCCCGTGCACGTGGGACCCGGCTCGTGCTACAACTGGAACCCAGCCTCCGCTCGGTCTTACCCCACGAGTTCTACATAGCTTACATGGGTCAGCTGTCCAGctggagttggggagagagaaggtccTCAGTTAGGCACACACCCTCTGCTCCAAGGGAACAgccataaacaaaaagaaaatctattccCCTCTATGTTTGGGTGCCCAACTTTTACTGTATCCCAGTTTGGATGGGTCCAGCCATGCACTCCAGAATGATCAAAGCAATATAGCTGCTTACAAAAGTACAGAAAGGAAAAGCCCTCATCATCACGTCCGTCAGCTGAAGCCATTTACCGGCTTCACCGCACCAAACCGAAGAAAGGGACATTGATCCCTCTGAAGCAGGGATTAGTGTCACAGCCCACGTCTGACAGCAGGCCACCGATTTCTGCGTGCCCACGTCGGCACGCCTCTGATTCTGGTGCAAATGCGAACAGTAACTAATTCTTCACAATTCTTTTCCCATAAAAAATACAGGCAGTTTTTgattccttcccccacccacccccccgcccttccACCCCAAAGCAGTGCTTCTTACCCAGTGTAGTCTCGTTTAGAGTTTCTCCTTCTATAGAGGACAGCCAGGATCATGCTGATGAGCAGAGTGAGCCCTAGGACCACGGCAGTAACTATACCCACCACCACCCAAACTGGAAACACGGGCAAGATCtctagagagaaagaacaaaatcgTTTTAAGGTGCTTTGCTACCAAGAGAAGACGTGGGACTTTATGAAATTAGTACGCGAGCGCTTTAGCGGTGACCACGTCCTCTTTTATCGTCTGCGTTATGAACTTCTGGTGTCTAACTGAGGATGTACACATCCTAAAGAATGAGCTTCAGGGCCAAGCGTTTCTGCACACGCAATCCCTCCCTTTCAATGCTCTGAAGTCAAAGAAAATCCAGGGTGTGAATTCACCTCACTGTGCTCTCCAACAAAGCAGACTTTGTCTCAAAAGGAGACACCAGAACCTGCATTTCctgcttattttcaaaaaaaggaagaaaaaaaaaaaaaaaaaggagggttgGGGGGAGAAAGAACTGTACTGTTTTTGCAAACGTTAAAACTTTCTCCTGGAGAATGGAGAAGCAGTATTCATTTTCTCTCCCGGTGCCCACCCCACCCAAGCACAGCGGATTTGGTCTTAACTTCTGATAAACACTGAAAACTGGACACTCCCGAAACCGGACCAGCAGGCTCCAGGTATCCGAAGGAGGAGGCCGGTTGCTACGGCTGTGTGAGTGTGGCTCCCCGCACCGTGGCACGTGAGGAGGGACCACAGGTGCACAGAAACAGGGACATAGCTAGCACAAAAACGCCCCTTCCAAATGCACCCGGAGATGGAACCCTTGTTCTCCAACTAAACCGGCGATAAAGGGGACTGCGCCATCACCGCCGAAATACTCAAGAAGTACCTTTCTCTACAACATAGAGCCTAATGTGTCCTGGCTGAACAACAATGTCAGGAGGGTTCTTGACATCACAAATATAGGTGCCGTTGTGTATAAACTGCATATTTTCTATGTTGATTGACGCATCTTTCTTGTCGAGGTCTCCAGCCCAGCTGATCCTGTCCTTAAACGGTGGGTAATTCCCGGGATACACCTGCCCTTGCGAGTAGTGGAAAAActgcaattagaaaaaaaaagaacacatgagATTTTCTAAAGGCAGACGCTCTAAACTCTGTAATAGGCATGCTGTGTGCggaaggttctttttttaaaaaagacttcatACAGAAAGAAATACAACTTCGTGTCGCAAATAAGTTATGGAATCTAAGCCGGACCGTTTAGAAATCACACGGTTCAATCCTATTTCAGTGGAAGAAATAAACTCATGTGTCATCTTAAATCTTCTCAATATACCCCTGATGTGGTGATTACTGCCCACTTTTTCGTATAGGAGGAAAAGGAGACTCAAAGAAGctatttgcccaaggttacagtGATAACAGGTGATGAACCCAAAGTCAAAGTCAGGACCATCTGACCCTTCACAGCCAGTGATTGTCATCCTGACAGAGCCTGTGAATCCAAAAGTTTCAGCCTGGGATTCATGAAGTTTACTATTTAGTTATacaaagacatgaagaaaacaaagcctAAATATGACAGATCAGTTAGTCTGATGGGTTTCTCCCT harbors:
- the MPZL1 gene encoding myelin protein zero-like protein 1 codes for the protein MAVPAGAEAVIAAPARRRWLWSVLAAALGLLTTGASALEVYTPKEIFVANGTQGKLTCKFKSTNTTGTLTSVSWSFQPEGTDTTVSFFHYSQGQVYPGNYPPFKDRISWAGDLDKKDASINIENMQFIHNGTYICDVKNPPDIVVQPGHIRLYVVEKEILPVFPVWVVVGIVTAVVLGLTLLISMILAVLYRRRNSKRDYTGCSTSESVSPVKQAPRKSPCDTEGLVKSLPSGSHQGPVIYAQLDHSGGHHSDKINKSESVVYADIRKN